From the genome of Sphingobacterium sp. UGAL515B_05:
AAGCCCGACTAAAAATTGCAGGAGCCCCGCCAAGACGACAGCAGCAAACAGGTAATCAATACCGTGACTTGCCGCCAGGGCCATCAATACAACCACTGTTGCGCCAGCACCTCCGGATACCATCCCTGGCCTACCTCCCAAAATGGAGGTCACCAAACCCATTAAAAATGCTGCGTAAAGTCCGGTCAACGGTGGTAGCCCGGCTAAAATTGCAAATGAGAGCGATTCCGGAATCATTGTCATTGCGACCGTTAATCCTGCAAACAACTCATTCTTAAGATTAATCGATTTTATATTGAATATTTCAAAGGTATGGTTCATTTTTAAATTACTAGAACAGGATAATTGCCGCAAAGGTACTAATCACACAAACACTTTTCCCCTATATTTGTTATTCTTTACAAATTTTATCGCAAAACAGTATGTTCATTTCGATCAAACAACGCATTAACCAACGTCATTATAGTCTTTTAATATGTATCTTTTTGTTGCTTGTCCAGCTCGGGAGTATAGGGCCTAGTAAGGCTGCATTCCTACCAGCTAGAGACTCCTTAATGACTTCAGATAGCCTATTTCGAGCGAAACCTGTCGAAAAATATCCCATGTACCACGATGGGCAACAACGACATTGGAACAATCATCTTATCAACGTAAAACAAACAGACAGTCTATTCGATTACCAAAAGAAGAACTTCTTAAGGGCGGGAATTGAGTGGTTTTCCATCCAAGCTATTCCTGCTTCGGTTAATTACTTCATTCGAAAAGATCCTGTTTCGCATATTTCCTTTAAAAACTTCTTTAGCCATTTAAAACTGTCTGCCTGGACCTGGGACGACAATCTCTTTGCCACAAATCAAATGGCGCACCCTTATCACGGTCAGTTTTATTTCAATTCGTTCCGATCCAACAACTATAGTTTTCTACAATCGACAGCAGCAACCGTAGCTGGTAGCTATATCTGGGAAACTGCAGGTGAAACAGAACCACCATCCATCAATGATATCATCAACACAAGTTTTGGTGGTACTATTTTAGGTGAAATGACCCATAGACTATCGCATCATATTCTTTCGCGCCCGAGTCTGACCAAAGGACAACGTAATAAAAAAGAACTATTGGCCATGCTGATCAATCCGATAAACGGACTCAACCGTCTGCTCGACGGGCGCTGGGGAGATAAAGTAAAAGGTGCGGTGGTCGACAGTTCTTTAGTACACACCGAAGTTGAATTGGGGCTAAGACGGTTTGATGCCAAGGAACATGATATCTTGAATAAAGGAAAGAATGACATTTATGCGCGTATCAAACTGATTTACACCAACGATGATCTAGACAAAAAGAAACCCTTTGATGACTTCTTCCTCAATTTGGAACTTGGATCAGATGATAGTTCCATCGTCAATGCGGTCAATGTGTATGCCTCGTTATACGGTAACCGTATTTTATCCAATTTAACAGGACGTCATCGTGGTATCGTGTCTGCGCATTTCGACTTTCTACGCAATGAAGCCTTTTACTATGGATCACAGAGCATCAATTACAATGTCTTTTCAAACTTCAATATTGGTAGCCGTACCAAGCTGACAACCATCCTTGGTGGTGGTCCAGTGGTACTGGCCGCTGTACCCGATCCTTATCTCCATTTTGGTGAAAGCCGCACATACGATTATGGCCCCGGGGCCGATGTTAGGGCTTCAGCCACATTGAGCACATTAAACCGCTTTAAATTTGGTGTAGATTATCGTGGCGGATATTTTGTCACAATCAGTGGCAACAAATCCCACCATTTTCTACACGCGGTATCCACAAGTGCTTCAATGCGTATCTGGAAAAATTTCGGTGTCAACCTTTACTCCGGTTACTTTAGATTGGAAGGTCATTATCAAGACCATAACAATGTCAACAAAGACTATCCTTTTGTCCGGATAGCACTAGCCTACAACTCTGAATACTAGCGATAAAAAAGGCTTAACTAAATGAGTTAAGCCTTTTTGATTAATTTGTCCAATATTTCTTTAACGCTTCCTTCAAACGCGGATCATAACCATATATATCCGGATACGTAACAATTTTCCCTTCGTCATCCAACCAGGTTGTATAGTAGGTGATATAAACTGGCATCTGCCGTTTAAGTGTTACCCAACGTGATTTTGAGATCGAATCTGTGGTAATTTCTTTTGCAATTTTTTCGGCCTGTTTTTCATTATTGACAAGGTATGACGCCAAATCAACGGGTTTTTCAACACGCACACAACCGTGGCTGACGGCGCGATTGCTCTGCCCAAACATTTGTTTTGCAGGCGTATCATGCAGGTAAATGGAATAGGGGTTCTCAAACAAAAACTTCACATTCCCCAATGAATTATCCGAACCAGGATTTTGTTTAAAACGAAAATTCTCCACAGAATCCGAATTCCAGTTGACCGTTGCAGGGTCCACTTGTTTACCTTTGTAATAAGCCACCATATTGCGCGATGCCAGATAGTTTGGATTGTTTCGAACGCTTGACAATAACTCTTTCTTGACAATACTACTTGGAATATTCCATACAGGATTTACTTGCATGGCATCCAAGACCCCCTGCATCACAGGCGTCTCGTGGTTCTCACCTTTCCGCGTATACGCCGGATTATCTGTTTCACCTACACACACATTCATCAGTTGACTTGTCTTCCCTTCTTCCATAATATGTAAACGCTGTTCAGGTATGTTCACAAATACATATTTCTCCGGAAAAGCATCTCCCATCCAGCGCAATTTTTCCAATACCATTAACACCTGGCTACGTTGTGCACTGTTTAGGTTCCCATTTTCCAATAAATCCTGAAATCTGATGTAATACTGATTTTTAGGTTGGATATCGGTCAACACAGTTCCAATTTTTACACTATCCAGCATTTGTACAACTTTGCCATAGCTCATACGCTTTTGAGGAACGAAATATCGTCCATAAAGGCGTTTGGGATTGACCACACCATATTTTATGCTGCTGATATAAGCCACCAGCCCATCAGTACTCAATAAGTCAAGTTTGGCCAATAAGGGATAAACTTCAGCAACATCTTTGGTTTTCAGTTTTCGAAGCGAAGATAATGTTTCCTTAATCGCAGCTGTATGGAAATAACTAGTTCGAATACCATGTGCATCACTCCGCTCAAAGTACGTTAACATGGTGTCGATACTACCATCAAAAAGGTGTTCGGCAATTAAAGTCATTCCTTCAGTAGAATCCGATAATTCCTTCATCCAGCTCGGATTAACCAATTGAGGTTTTTCCTTGCCATACACTTCACGGAAGACTTTTACATAAGCTGCTGTGTCAAAATCCTTATAGGACTTATTTTCAAACTCTTTCGCCAACACATCGCCATAAGTCGGAGGATTATCTTTACAAGAAAAAAATACTACTGAAACAAATGAAATAAAAACTAAAAATCGTAACATATTACAAATCGTGAAAAAGAAATGGCTTCGCAATAATGAAGCCATTTTCTGAGGACAAAGATAAATAATTCTTATTGTCTAAAGAATCTTACCTGTCATTGAATCACTACAGAATCAATCACTGTATTTTTTCAGGAAATCTTCCAGCAATTCCACCATATCGGTGTTACCCAAAAAAGCTGCTGATCGCTGATGCAAAGTTTTTGGCTCAATATCTAGTATACGCTGAGATCCATTCGAAGCTTTACCCCCTGCCTGCTCAATGATGAAGGCAATTGGATTGCACTCATACATCAATCTTAGTTTACCATTAGGATGCGCAGAAGTCGTTGGATAAAGAAAGATGCCCCCTTTGAGGAGATTGCGGTGAATATCGGCGACCATTGAGCCGATATACCTTGACGCATAGGGGCGTTGCGTTGCACTGTCCTCCATTTGGCAATATTTGATATATTGCTTAACGCCGTTTGGAAATTTGGAATAATTTCCTTCGTTAATCGAATAAATTTGACCCGAAGCCGGAATTTTCATATCAGGATGGGATAAACAAAACTCGCCGATCGAAGGATCCAATGTGAATCCGTTTACGCCCTTTCCTGTTGTGTACACCAACATGGTTGAACTACCATAGATTACATAACCTGCAGCGACCTGTTTCGTTCCATGCTGTAAAATATCATTGCCATTACAGGAAACACCCGTATCAGAAATTCGTCGATAAATGGAAAAAATCGTCCCCACAGATACGTTAACATCGATATTGCTTGAGCCATCCAGCGGGTCAATACAAACAATATATTTCGCATTTTTGGAAACCCCTGATTGGATATACACGGGATTTTCATGTTCCTCTGAGGCAACTACACAGCATTCTCCCCCACTTTGAAGCGCTTTGATAAACTGCTCATCGGCATAAACATCCAGTTTCTTTTGTCCTTCGCCCTGCACATTGACCTGTCCTGCATCGCCTAAAATATCAACCAATCCCGCTTTATTAACCTCTCTATTTACAATTTTTGCTGCGATTCCAATATCGCGCAGTAGTCTAGAAAGCTCCCCTTTAGCATACGGAAAATCGGCCTGTTTTTCAATGATAAATTGGCCTAGTGTAGTTATACCACTCATAATGTTGTTTTATTGGATATTTGTTGCACAAAGCTAAAAAAGTTAAATAAAATTTAGCAAACACATCCTTCTCATATTTAGCATTTTAGCAGACTAAATACGCAATCGATTGCGCTATGCTTTGAAAACTCTTCTTTGCTAAAACGATTATTAGCTATAAAAAAAATAATAAAAGGTTGAAAGCAGTGGATAAATTTCAAATAGCAACGATTAGAAAAAAAACAATAAATGCTAAGTATTTGGTAATTTTGGCTAAATATTTTGATATAATGCAACAACTAATACAACTCATCGAAAAAGAAAAATTAGGCAATCAGCCGGCAACACAGCACACGTTGATCATCGACGATAAGCAAGTGATTCACGGTGCTCTTTTCCTGGTAAAAACCGCCCGAAAAACATTTAAATTGATGATCCCGGCGCCTTTTCACGAAGCAGTTCTGAAAGAACAAATAACCATCAATACCTTGATCAAACATCCCCAAGTAATGTTACTGGCTTAATAAAAGGGAAATTCCCCTATCCCATGCCTATCCCCAGAGCAAACAAAACATCGCTTGATTGTGTTTATCATAGCGTAGTTTCGCTGTTTTTTACACCACATACCGTCTCCCGAAGACTATAAAGCTGGTTCGACCTAGAAAATGAGAGCAAACCGGAAGCACATATTATCAACGGGAAATTTTACAAGAAAACCCGGTAAAAGTGTAAAAATCACCTCGATATAACGTTTAACTTTAGGCAACAAAGACAACGCTATGCAACACCACTATACACTTTCGGGAATGTCCTGTGATGGATGTAGAACCACAATCGAACATGCATTGAATGCGCTTTCTGGCGTTCATGCCGAGGTAACTTTAAACCCGCCAAGCATGACAGTAACATCTCAGAAACATATTCCGTTACAGCAATTACAGGAAATCATATCAAAATTAGGTCCTTATCAGCTCAACGAAATACATAAGCATCAGGGTGACGTACAATCCGATCAACACATTGTAGCACAAGCTTCAGACAGGTATGGTTGCCCTATGCATTGCGAAGGTGAAAAAACGTACAGCCAACCAGGAAATTGTCCGATCTGTGGTATGCATTTGGAGAAGCTCGATGCAGAAACAGCAATTAAAAATAAGCTGCATACTGAGCATGCAGCGACCTCGCATATCCAACACGAACAGCAACACAATCATTCCGCTCAGTCAAATGCTACGGTACATCAATCACAGACAATATCTTCAGCTGACAAAGCACATGGTCATACATCCGCTAATCAATACGATTGTCCGATGCATTGTGAGGGCGATAAACGCTATAACGAACCCGGGAACTGTCCGGTATGCGGCATGAATCTGGAAAAGATCCCCATGTTAAAAACAGACATTCAATATACCTGTCCCATGCATCCTGAGATTGTACAAGATCATCCCGGAAATTGCCCTATATGCGGTATGGACCTTGTGCCTATAGCCAATGGGAATGATGAGGCCGACGATCATACCTATCGTGATCTACGCATGAAATTATGGATCTCTATCCTATTTACGGTCCCGATCTTTATACTTTCCATGGGCGAAATGCTTCCCGGTAATCCAATAGGTAAAATCATTTCGCCCAGCTGGTCTGGCTGGATACAACTGGTTTTATCCCTGCCGGTCGTTTTTTATACCTGTTGGTCTTTCTTTCAACGGGGCTGGGTATCTTTCAAAACCTGGCGCCTTAATATGTTTAGCCTGATTGCACTTGGTGCTGGAGCTGCGTTTGCCTATAGTTTGGTTGGCCTATTTTTTCCGCAGGTGTTCCCTGCTGAATTAAAAAATCACCATGGCTACATTGCCCTTTACTTCGAATCCGTTACCGTCATATTGACTTTGGTATTATTAGGCCAGGTGATGGAGGCCAAAGCACATTCCAAAACCAATTCGGCAATCAAAGAGCTGATCAAGCTGAGCCCTTCCGAAGCTACGCGCGTAGAAAATGGAATAGATAAAAAAATTGGCATAGATCAAATTCAACTCGGAGATATACTCAAAGTAAAACCCGGGGACAAAATCCCCGTTGACGGACAGATTACGGATGGCAACAGTAACATTGATGAATCCATGCTGACGGGTGAACCCATTCCGGTAGAAAAACAGGAAGGAGATCATGTTAGTTCGGGAACAATCAATGGCGACCGCAGTTTCCTCATGAAGGCAGAACGTATCGGTTCGGACACACTACTGGCTCAGATCATTCAACTCGTCAATGATGCGAGCAGAAGCAAAGCTCCCATTCAACGGTTAACGGATAAAGTATCTGAGATATTTGTTCCGATTGTCATAATCATTGCAATTTTAACATTTCTTACCTGGTGGCTTTGGGTTCCTTCTGCTTCCTTAGCGTTCGGCTTTGCGAATGCACTTGCCGTACTTATTGTCGCCTGCCCCTGCGCTTTGGGACTCGCTACACCGATGTCCGTCATGGTGGGGGTCGGCAAAGGGGCCAAACATGGAATCCTGATCAAAGATGCAAGTGCGCTGGAAAAAATGAACCAAGTGGATGTGGTTCTAACAGACAAAACAGGTACCATCACCGAAGGAAAACCCACCGTTGATGATATTCAGCCAAACTCGTCAAGCAGCAAAGACGAGATATTGTCTTTGGCTGCCGCTTTAAACGCCAATAGCACACATCCTTTGGGCCATGCTATTATTGAAAGGGCAAAAAAGGAAAATAGTAAAACGGACCTTGCAGTTTCCGATTTTGAAAATGTTGCCGGGCAAGGAATCAAGGGAAATATAGCTGGACATAGCATAGCACTGGGCAATCAATTGTTGATGGAGTCTATCGGCATAGCAATCCTTCACGATATGAAGCAGATGGCCGAAACTGCACAATCCCATGGAAAGACAGTATCCTTTCTGGCAAAAGACAGTAGCTTATTGGGGTATTTTAGTATTTCAGATCAAATAAAGACCTCTTCGAAGCGTGCAATCCAATATCTTATACAGCATAAAGTCGATGTCGTTATGCTGACGGGAGATAATATCCATACGGCAAGGGCTGTGGCGGATCAAGTTGGCATCAAGCATTTCAAAGCCAATGCCTTGCCCAAAGATAAATTGCAGGAAATTCATGCGTTACAGCAAAAAGGACATGTGGTGGCTATGGCTGGTGATGGCATCAATGATGCCCCTGCCCTTGCTCAAGCCGATATCGGCATTGCCATGGGCACAGGTACCGATGTTGCCATACAAAGCGCTTCACTCACTTTGCTGAAAGGAGACCTTATCGGAATAGCCAAAGCAAAGGTGCTGAGCCAAAAACTGCTCCGAAATATTAAGGAGAACTTGGGTTTCGCTTTCGTCTATAATATACTTGGGATTCCATTGGCTGCTGGGCTTCTATATCCTTCTTTCGGAATTCTCCTGTCCCCGATGATCGCTGCCGCTGCAATGAGTTTCAGCTCCGTTTCGGTTATCTTGAATTCTTTACGCTTAAATCGTGCAAAGATCGATATCGATTAAAAACAGATATTCCCTATATTCGCTGTTAGAATAACGACATATAGTTTACAGTAACATGCGTAATATCTTTTTAATCTTGATAACGGTTATCATCACAGTGATGTGTGTCAAAAATCCGCAATCGGTGCAGCTCAATTTTCTTGGGGAATCACAAGTGGCATTATGGAAGCTATTATTGGCCTTTTTTATTGCGGGAATTGTATTTGTATCCCTATTGAAAATCGGAAAAAAGAAACAACGGGCGTATGAAGAGGAAGAAATAGACGAATCGGAAGAAGAAAACAGCGACAGAAAGTCCCAATTATCGGATGAAGACCGGAAATTTCTTTCCTAAATAAAAAAATAAATCACTAAAAATGAAGCCCTAAACAGCCGTAGCGCATTTTTATCGCACAAATACTTGCGTGGAATAGGGATTAACCCTATCTTTGCATCACTTCAAACAAGGAACGGTAGTTCAAAAACAAAGAAGTAAGATTCCGTAGCTCAGCTGGTAGAGCAATACACTTTTAATGTATGGGTCCTGGGTTCGAATCCCAGCGGGATCACTCTATGGTCATCAGGATTTTCTAAATTCTGATGACTTTTTTTTTGCTCTACTAATCCACTCTTACTCAGCTTAATAAGATTAAGAAATGCATTCGATTTAGGGGTTCGAAAACCTCTGCCGTCAAACTCAAGTTTTTGGTAATAAATTGAACTCGCAATCTTCCGTTTGTCATCTAATGTGCCCTCAACATATCTCTGCGCTAAATTGGATATACCTTCTAATGCCAAAGACAGTTTGCCTGGAATATCTTGATCCTTTCCTGCTTTAACAAGTCCTTTCAAGTTTTCCTCGAGTTCTTCTAGTTTCTGTTTACACTCTCTTTTAACTTCATTGTAATCATCCTCATCAAGCCTATCGGTTAAAAAAAGATCTCTGGCTTTTGCAAGCTTTTGGTTGATTTTGTCAATTTCCGCCGTTACTGATTTTCTTTCATCGTCTATATTGCCACAATACTTTTTGTAATTCTTTAAAAGAGCTATTTTTAGTAGGTCTTTATATTCAGGTAGAATTTCATAACCTCTGAGATTTTCGACAAATTTCTCATTTACAACATCAGAGTTATGTCTGAATCCACATTTAGAATTGCAGTGATAATAACTATAGTGTTTGGTATTTCCTTTTGACGTACTTGCCGTCAATGTACTCCCGCAGCGAGGACAGATTAACAGCCCTCGTAACGGAAAGCTTTCGTTATTTAAAACTTTACTTTCTCCCACTTCAGCCCTACTCTTCCGACTCTTACCTTCCAAAACCCGCTGAACCTTCTCAAATAATTCTTCGGTAATTAATGGTACATGTTTTCCTTTGACATAATGAGCAGCTTCATTCTCAAATTCAGCAATAAAGACCTTTCCCACGTATACAGGATTTCGGATCGCCACCATAAAAGCATTTCGGGTCAAATTTTTACCCTGTCTCTTATTCATGAGGACTCGAATGTGCTCAGAAGGCAGTTCGCCTTTCGCTATTTCCTCAAATGCCCATATTATATTATCTGCCTCTGGATGTAAAACACCAATATATTTCCTGCCATCCTCCGTACATCTGTTTATATAGCCATATGGAGGTGTCCCCATAATCCTGCCCTCTTTTCTCGCTCTCCTCATTCCATAAAATACATTTAAGGCCCTCCTATCATTTTCAACTTCTGGAGTTGAGAGGTATATAGCCAATACGATTTTGTTCTCTGGGATTTTGAGATCTAATGGCTGCTCTATTGCTTGAGGTTCTACTTGTAAACTATCCAAAACACTGATCATATGATATGCGTCCCCGGCGTTTCTACTAAACCGATCCCATTTAGTAAATAGGATCAAGCGTGGCTCGCGATCTTTCTTGCTTCTTTTCTTCAAATTTTTCAGATAAGCGCTCCATTCAGGCCGTTCAAAATTTTTGGCAGAATGATCCTCAAATATTATATTCTCGACTGCAATACCATATTTTGCACAGTAGCTCTTTAGCCGTTCCGCTTGATCACGCTGTGAATAACCTTTATCGGCCTGTTCATCAGTTGATACTCGAATGTAGAGATCAGCAATTTTGCTGCTATAGTTCTTTTTCATAGTAGTAAATTTAACTTTGAATATTTTTTAGGAATTAACGTGAAAGGACTGCGGTCCTCCTCCTCATAGGACGGAAATCTGAAATGTAATTCAGCTGTCCCAAATAACTTAGTCTTTCTCATTGGAAATAATTTATAATTTTGGCTCTCAGTTAAACCAGTAAGCTGAATGCTAATATTTTATCAACACGAAGAATACTACAAAATTACAAAAAATAGATTATTCGGGGGAGAAGTACTGTTTAATAGTGACCCTTGTAAGCATATGTAAAAAATCAAGCATTTCGGCAGCTTCTTCTTCAGTAACTTTCTTACCGGTCTTGCGTACAGCCTCCATAAACTCGTCTAGGGAAATTTCTTCGAGCTCAATAAAAGAGGATTGCTTCAACATTTCAAGGTTGA
Proteins encoded in this window:
- a CDS encoding DUF3943 domain-containing protein → MFISIKQRINQRHYSLLICIFLLLVQLGSIGPSKAAFLPARDSLMTSDSLFRAKPVEKYPMYHDGQQRHWNNHLINVKQTDSLFDYQKKNFLRAGIEWFSIQAIPASVNYFIRKDPVSHISFKNFFSHLKLSAWTWDDNLFATNQMAHPYHGQFYFNSFRSNNYSFLQSTAATVAGSYIWETAGETEPPSINDIINTSFGGTILGEMTHRLSHHILSRPSLTKGQRNKKELLAMLINPINGLNRLLDGRWGDKVKGAVVDSSLVHTEVELGLRRFDAKEHDILNKGKNDIYARIKLIYTNDDLDKKKPFDDFFLNLELGSDDSSIVNAVNVYASLYGNRILSNLTGRHRGIVSAHFDFLRNEAFYYGSQSINYNVFSNFNIGSRTKLTTILGGGPVVLAAVPDPYLHFGESRTYDYGPGADVRASATLSTLNRFKFGVDYRGGYFVTISGNKSHHFLHAVSTSASMRIWKNFGVNLYSGYFRLEGHYQDHNNVNKDYPFVRIALAYNSEY
- a CDS encoding L,D-transpeptidase family protein; this encodes MLRFLVFISFVSVVFFSCKDNPPTYGDVLAKEFENKSYKDFDTAAYVKVFREVYGKEKPQLVNPSWMKELSDSTEGMTLIAEHLFDGSIDTMLTYFERSDAHGIRTSYFHTAAIKETLSSLRKLKTKDVAEVYPLLAKLDLLSTDGLVAYISSIKYGVVNPKRLYGRYFVPQKRMSYGKVVQMLDSVKIGTVLTDIQPKNQYYIRFQDLLENGNLNSAQRSQVLMVLEKLRWMGDAFPEKYVFVNIPEQRLHIMEEGKTSQLMNVCVGETDNPAYTRKGENHETPVMQGVLDAMQVNPVWNIPSSIVKKELLSSVRNNPNYLASRNMVAYYKGKQVDPATVNWNSDSVENFRFKQNPGSDNSLGNVKFLFENPYSIYLHDTPAKQMFGQSNRAVSHGCVRVEKPVDLASYLVNNEKQAEKIAKEITTDSISKSRWVTLKRQMPVYITYYTTWLDDEGKIVTYPDIYGYDPRLKEALKKYWTN
- the fbp gene encoding class 1 fructose-bisphosphatase, with the protein product MSGITTLGQFIIEKQADFPYAKGELSRLLRDIGIAAKIVNREVNKAGLVDILGDAGQVNVQGEGQKKLDVYADEQFIKALQSGGECCVVASEEHENPVYIQSGVSKNAKYIVCIDPLDGSSNIDVNVSVGTIFSIYRRISDTGVSCNGNDILQHGTKQVAAGYVIYGSSTMLVYTTGKGVNGFTLDPSIGEFCLSHPDMKIPASGQIYSINEGNYSKFPNGVKQYIKYCQMEDSATQRPYASRYIGSMVADIHRNLLKGGIFLYPTTSAHPNGKLRLMYECNPIAFIIEQAGGKASNGSQRILDIEPKTLHQRSAAFLGNTDMVELLEDFLKKYSD
- a CDS encoding heavy metal translocating P-type ATPase; the encoded protein is MQHHYTLSGMSCDGCRTTIEHALNALSGVHAEVTLNPPSMTVTSQKHIPLQQLQEIISKLGPYQLNEIHKHQGDVQSDQHIVAQASDRYGCPMHCEGEKTYSQPGNCPICGMHLEKLDAETAIKNKLHTEHAATSHIQHEQQHNHSAQSNATVHQSQTISSADKAHGHTSANQYDCPMHCEGDKRYNEPGNCPVCGMNLEKIPMLKTDIQYTCPMHPEIVQDHPGNCPICGMDLVPIANGNDEADDHTYRDLRMKLWISILFTVPIFILSMGEMLPGNPIGKIISPSWSGWIQLVLSLPVVFYTCWSFFQRGWVSFKTWRLNMFSLIALGAGAAFAYSLVGLFFPQVFPAELKNHHGYIALYFESVTVILTLVLLGQVMEAKAHSKTNSAIKELIKLSPSEATRVENGIDKKIGIDQIQLGDILKVKPGDKIPVDGQITDGNSNIDESMLTGEPIPVEKQEGDHVSSGTINGDRSFLMKAERIGSDTLLAQIIQLVNDASRSKAPIQRLTDKVSEIFVPIVIIIAILTFLTWWLWVPSASLAFGFANALAVLIVACPCALGLATPMSVMVGVGKGAKHGILIKDASALEKMNQVDVVLTDKTGTITEGKPTVDDIQPNSSSSKDEILSLAAALNANSTHPLGHAIIERAKKENSKTDLAVSDFENVAGQGIKGNIAGHSIALGNQLLMESIGIAILHDMKQMAETAQSHGKTVSFLAKDSSLLGYFSISDQIKTSSKRAIQYLIQHKVDVVMLTGDNIHTARAVADQVGIKHFKANALPKDKLQEIHALQQKGHVVAMAGDGINDAPALAQADIGIAMGTGTDVAIQSASLTLLKGDLIGIAKAKVLSQKLLRNIKENLGFAFVYNILGIPLAAGLLYPSFGILLSPMIAAAAMSFSSVSVILNSLRLNRAKIDID
- a CDS encoding lipopolysaccharide assembly protein LapA domain-containing protein, which gives rise to MRNIFLILITVIITVMCVKNPQSVQLNFLGESQVALWKLLLAFFIAGIVFVSLLKIGKKKQRAYEEEEIDESEEENSDRKSQLSDEDRKFLS